From the genome of Candidatus Thermoplasmatota archaeon, one region includes:
- a CDS encoding NADP-dependent malic enzyme, with translation MPPTRVTKQEALDYHADDPPGKLAVVATKPSATQRDLSLAYTPGVAEPCLEIARDPETSYRYTGKGNLVAVVTNGTAVLGLGNIGALAGKPVMEGKAVLFKKFADINVFDIEVAETDPVAFVETVKRIAPTFGGINLEDIKAPECFEIEDRLKQELSIPVFHDDQHGTAIISSAALLNALDLQGKRLSDVRIVMTGAGAAAISCARLYVRLGARRENILLCDRTGVVHRGRTENMNRWKEEFAAETRARTVADALVGADVFVGLSGPGVVTAAMLKTMAQRPVIFAMANPTPEVDYDEAKQARPDAIVATGRSDYPNQVNNVLGYPFIFRGALDVRARSINEDMKIAAARALAALAREDVPDEVIDAYGGQNLRFGPEYIIPKPFDHRVLLWVAPAVAKAAMESGVAGRRVDLAAYREELEARLGKSYQVMRIVLNKAKRNPKRVLFPEGEHEKILRAAQILSDEGIAQPVLVGSAATIRSRLKEMGLDVTPEIIDPDTIPESELADMAQELYALRARKGVTLVEARETLRQPAALAAMLVRRGRADAFLGGLTTHYPETLRPCLQIIGTRPEASRVVGLYLMTLKNQVFFFADATVNIDPDSEALAEIAIQAANVARRFDVDPRVAMLSFSNFGSTRHPLADKVARAVSIVRRRDPSLVVDGEMQADTAVVPEILRGTYPFSRLKEPANVLVFPDLAAANVAYKLLQRLADAQAIGPILEGMARPVHVLQRGDEVSDVVNMAAIAVVEAQEMEGEFPPRVRMEP, from the coding sequence ATGCCGCCCACCCGCGTCACCAAGCAGGAGGCCCTCGACTACCACGCGGACGACCCGCCGGGGAAGCTTGCCGTCGTCGCGACGAAGCCTTCCGCCACGCAGCGCGACCTCTCGCTTGCCTACACGCCCGGCGTCGCCGAGCCCTGCCTCGAGATCGCGCGCGACCCCGAGACGTCCTACCGCTACACGGGCAAGGGCAACCTCGTGGCCGTCGTCACGAACGGAACGGCCGTGCTCGGGCTTGGCAACATCGGCGCGCTTGCGGGCAAGCCCGTCATGGAGGGCAAGGCGGTCCTGTTCAAGAAGTTCGCCGACATCAACGTCTTTGACATCGAGGTCGCCGAGACGGATCCCGTCGCCTTCGTCGAGACCGTGAAGCGGATCGCCCCGACCTTCGGCGGCATCAACCTCGAGGACATCAAGGCGCCCGAGTGCTTCGAGATCGAGGACCGCCTCAAGCAGGAGCTCTCCATCCCGGTCTTCCACGACGACCAGCACGGCACGGCGATCATCAGCAGCGCCGCGCTGTTGAACGCGCTCGATCTCCAGGGCAAGCGCCTCTCCGACGTGCGGATCGTGATGACAGGCGCCGGCGCGGCGGCCATCTCCTGCGCGCGGCTGTACGTGCGGTTGGGCGCCCGGCGCGAAAACATCCTCCTGTGCGACCGCACGGGCGTCGTGCACCGGGGGCGCACCGAGAACATGAACCGGTGGAAGGAGGAGTTCGCCGCGGAAACGCGCGCGCGGACGGTCGCCGACGCGCTCGTGGGGGCCGACGTCTTCGTGGGCCTCTCGGGGCCGGGCGTCGTCACGGCCGCGATGCTAAAGACGATGGCGCAGCGGCCCGTCATCTTCGCGATGGCAAACCCCACGCCCGAGGTGGACTACGACGAGGCCAAGCAAGCGCGGCCCGACGCCATCGTCGCCACGGGGCGAAGCGACTACCCGAACCAGGTCAACAACGTGCTCGGGTACCCGTTCATCTTCCGCGGCGCGCTCGACGTGCGCGCGCGCTCGATCAACGAGGACATGAAGATCGCCGCCGCCCGCGCCCTGGCGGCGCTTGCCCGAGAGGACGTGCCCGACGAGGTGATCGACGCCTACGGCGGCCAGAACCTTCGCTTCGGCCCCGAGTACATCATCCCGAAGCCCTTCGACCACCGCGTTCTCCTGTGGGTCGCGCCCGCGGTGGCCAAGGCCGCCATGGAATCCGGGGTGGCCGGCCGGCGCGTCGACCTTGCCGCGTACCGCGAGGAGCTCGAGGCGCGCCTGGGCAAGAGCTACCAGGTCATGCGCATCGTTCTCAACAAGGCGAAGCGGAACCCCAAGCGCGTCCTCTTTCCGGAAGGCGAGCACGAGAAGATCCTCCGCGCGGCGCAGATCCTCTCCGACGAGGGCATCGCGCAACCCGTCCTCGTCGGGAGCGCGGCCACGATCCGCTCGCGCCTCAAGGAGATGGGGCTCGACGTGACGCCGGAGATCATCGATCCCGACACGATCCCGGAGTCCGAGCTTGCCGACATGGCGCAGGAGCTCTACGCGCTTCGCGCGCGCAAGGGCGTCACGCTCGTGGAGGCGCGCGAGACGCTCCGGCAGCCGGCCGCGCTTGCCGCCATGCTCGTGCGGCGCGGGCGCGCCGACGCGTTCCTTGGCGGCCTCACGACGCACTATCCCGAGACGCTGCGGCCCTGCCTGCAGATCATCGGCACGCGGCCGGAGGCAAGCCGCGTCGTGGGCCTGTACCTGATGACCCTAAAGAACCAGGTCTTCTTTTTCGCCGACGCCACCGTCAACATCGATCCCGACAGCGAGGCCCTTGCGGAGATCGCGATCCAAGCCGCAAACGTGGCCCGTCGCTTCGACGTGGACCCGCGCGTGGCCATGCTGTCGTTCAGCAACTTCGGCTCGACGCGGCATCCGCTTGCCGACAAGGTCGCGCGCGCCGTCTCGATCGTGCGCCGCCGCGATCCCTCGCTTGTCGTGGACGGCGAGATGCAGGCGGACACGGCCGTCGTGCCCGAGATCCTGCGCGGAACGTACCCGTTCTCGCGCCTGAAGGAGCCGGCAAACGTGCTCGTCTTCCCCGACCTTGCGGCGGCCAACGTGGCCTACAAGCTCCTGCAACGTCTCGCCGACGCGCAGGCCATCGGCCCCATCCTCGAGGGCATGGCGCGGCCCGTCCACGTGCTCCAGCGCGGCGACGAGGTCTCGGACGTGGTCAACATGGCCGCCATCGCGGTCGTCGAGGCGCAGGAGATGGAGGGGGAGTTCCCTCCGCGCGTTCGCATGGAGCCTTGA
- a CDS encoding electron transfer flavoprotein subunit beta/FixA family protein, translating into MEYVVLVKGVPDFRQGKVKFKEDNTLDRGNTPTVLNPNDQFALQAALEAKVKHGGTVHVLTMGPPNYKKILQEAMSIYADKCYLLSDRKMGGADTLATAETIAGAVRKIGNVDMIFAGFKSADGETGQTGPQTAWKLGWPVVTHVLNWRVEGERLVAERTAYDEIEEVEAPLPAFIVTDPGFKPVYRQATHRLKLQDLQEQTQARLSEFDRHFAAWTAADLALDEKKIGFKGSPTIVRTVEPIPRAPQERKATVYDGAKDEDVKAVAKAIVAAVKA; encoded by the coding sequence ATGGAATACGTCGTCCTGGTGAAGGGCGTCCCCGACTTTCGCCAAGGGAAAGTCAAGTTCAAGGAGGACAACACCCTCGACCGCGGCAACACGCCCACGGTCCTCAACCCGAACGACCAGTTCGCGCTGCAGGCGGCGCTTGAGGCCAAGGTCAAGCACGGCGGCACCGTGCACGTCCTCACGATGGGCCCGCCCAACTACAAGAAGATCCTGCAGGAAGCCATGTCCATCTACGCCGACAAGTGCTACCTGCTCTCCGACCGCAAGATGGGCGGCGCGGACACGCTTGCGACGGCCGAGACGATCGCGGGCGCGGTTCGCAAGATCGGCAACGTCGACATGATCTTCGCCGGCTTCAAGAGCGCCGACGGCGAGACCGGCCAGACCGGCCCGCAGACGGCGTGGAAGCTCGGCTGGCCGGTCGTGACGCACGTCCTCAACTGGCGCGTCGAAGGCGAGCGGCTCGTGGCCGAGCGCACGGCGTACGACGAGATCGAGGAGGTCGAGGCTCCGCTGCCGGCCTTCATCGTCACCGACCCCGGGTTCAAGCCCGTGTACCGCCAGGCCACGCACCGCCTGAAATTGCAGGATCTGCAGGAGCAGACGCAGGCGCGCCTTTCCGAGTTCGACCGCCACTTTGCCGCCTGGACCGCGGCGGACCTTGCGCTCGACGAAAAGAAGATCGGCTTCAAGGGAAGCCCCACGATCGTCCGCACGGTCGAGCCCATCCCGCGCGCGCCGCAGGAACGAAAGGCGACGGTCTACGACGGCGCAAAGGACGAGGACGTCAAGGCGGTCGCCAAGGCCATCGTCGCGGCGGTGAAGGCCTGA
- a CDS encoding electron transfer flavoprotein subunit alpha/FixB family protein, which translates to MADAATRGEPLRGGIYRDMWVYCEQKDGEFLPVSLEMLGEARRLMDKYAQDYKERENVVAVVLGHSVDGLAKQAIQRGADVVYICDHPELATFRLEPATRVVAGMARAKDANKAYDKPRYFLFPATHNGRDLSATVLAELESGLASDCNKLYIEDIPIKHPVKTPGGERIFERTLGMKRPDFSGFEWSTILCLNDPEKEFYPQACSVIPGSFQPLDTSTGRNGTVVPYKFNLGERDLRVKVRSRRKLGGGVRLDKFPVVVAVGRGIGANPSEGMRLGVELAKALGGEVGVSRGVVTAKYPLDANSKKYAEEERQIGETGQFVKPKVYLALGISGAIQHKKGMDQSEKIVAVNTDEAAPIREFSDVFVKGDLYKVVPPLLRAIEAELKTATAAPAAPIAGGKA; encoded by the coding sequence ATGGCCGACGCGGCGACCCGCGGGGAGCCGTTGCGCGGTGGGATCTATCGCGACATGTGGGTGTACTGCGAGCAGAAGGACGGCGAGTTCCTGCCCGTCTCGCTCGAGATGCTCGGCGAGGCACGGCGCCTCATGGACAAGTACGCGCAGGATTACAAGGAGCGCGAGAACGTCGTCGCCGTCGTCCTCGGCCACAGCGTGGACGGGCTTGCCAAGCAGGCCATCCAGCGCGGCGCCGATGTCGTGTACATCTGCGACCACCCCGAGCTTGCGACCTTCCGCCTCGAGCCGGCCACGCGCGTCGTGGCGGGCATGGCGCGCGCCAAGGACGCGAACAAGGCGTACGACAAGCCGCGGTACTTCCTCTTCCCGGCGACGCACAACGGTCGCGACCTCTCCGCGACGGTGCTGGCCGAGCTCGAATCCGGCCTCGCCTCCGACTGCAACAAGCTCTACATCGAGGACATCCCCATCAAGCACCCGGTGAAGACGCCCGGCGGCGAGCGGATCTTCGAGCGCACGCTGGGCATGAAGCGCCCGGACTTCTCCGGCTTCGAATGGTCCACGATCCTGTGCCTGAACGACCCGGAGAAGGAGTTCTACCCGCAGGCCTGCTCGGTCATCCCCGGCTCCTTCCAGCCGCTGGATACCAGCACCGGGCGCAATGGAACCGTCGTTCCCTACAAGTTCAACCTCGGCGAGCGGGACCTCCGCGTGAAGGTGCGCTCGCGTCGCAAGCTCGGAGGCGGCGTGCGCCTGGACAAGTTCCCCGTCGTCGTGGCGGTGGGCCGCGGCATCGGCGCGAACCCCTCCGAGGGCATGCGGCTTGGCGTCGAGCTTGCCAAGGCCTTGGGCGGCGAGGTGGGCGTGTCGCGCGGGGTCGTCACGGCGAAGTACCCGCTCGACGCGAACTCGAAGAAGTACGCCGAGGAGGAGCGCCAGATCGGCGAGACCGGCCAGTTCGTGAAGCCCAAGGTGTACCTTGCGCTTGGCATCTCCGGCGCCATCCAGCACAAGAAGGGCATGGACCAGTCGGAGAAGATCGTGGCCGTGAACACCGACGAGGCGGCGCCCATCCGGGAGTTCAGCGACGTCTTCGTGAAGGGCGATCTCTACAAGGTCGTTCCGCCGCTGCTTCGGGCCATCGAGGCGGAGCTCAAGACGGCGACCGCCGCGCCGGCCGCTCCGATCGCGGGAGGCAAGGCCTGA
- a CDS encoding FAD-dependent oxidoreductase yields MVEKFDAIVVGAGPAGSAAAMELARNGARTLVLERGKFPGHKNVTGGILYGQDNTPYNLDYLVPDFEKRAPLERPIHRYLMHCLYNNRVKTLDITRLHGHHTKWSYAVLRVPFDRWFASEVHKEARKSGGGVVSEVRVTGPLVEDGRITGVVTNELEPIRADVVVAADGATSELARNSGIRSWWSEPEWFQGVKVVVKMPKDAVEERFDLDGEADGSAHLFAGNVFEGVRGGGFLYTNKESLSIGTVFHLDSIAANGTPPHKLLDRLLAHPLLRNWLGAYYDETEYSAKLIPDGKKCVLERPWKDNLLVAGDAAGHMKAAGPIIKGMNLGITAGILAARAYLEARKTGNLPQVGPIYERMLGDSIVGEEFAPPRGFMARMARSPTMNARLEAFLRSDMGRLFLRSRMGQKRLTKMLSDYNLASAAPDTEFTYVTLPSLVAKEAGEPVRSHAEIRLRTLDERIAALGYDTDIGTAHIEVLDDTPAASGKTVFTCPVSSPESSRGCYRLENAVLSDGKVRRQVVLDVQPCIECGTCAVEGVVRWEHPNGGKGVGYQYG; encoded by the coding sequence ATGGTCGAGAAGTTCGACGCCATCGTCGTCGGCGCGGGCCCCGCCGGGTCGGCCGCGGCCATGGAGCTTGCGCGAAACGGCGCGCGCACGCTCGTCCTCGAGCGGGGCAAGTTCCCCGGGCACAAGAACGTCACGGGCGGCATCCTCTACGGGCAGGACAACACGCCCTACAACCTCGACTACCTCGTCCCAGACTTCGAGAAGCGGGCGCCGCTGGAGCGGCCCATCCACCGCTACCTCATGCACTGCCTCTACAACAACCGCGTGAAGACCCTCGACATCACGCGCCTCCACGGCCACCACACGAAGTGGAGCTATGCGGTGCTCCGGGTTCCCTTCGACCGCTGGTTTGCCTCCGAGGTGCACAAGGAAGCGCGCAAGTCCGGCGGCGGCGTCGTCTCCGAGGTGCGCGTGACGGGCCCTCTTGTGGAGGACGGCCGGATCACGGGCGTCGTCACGAACGAGCTCGAGCCCATCCGCGCCGACGTCGTCGTCGCGGCCGACGGCGCGACGAGCGAGCTTGCGCGCAACAGCGGCATCCGCTCGTGGTGGAGCGAGCCCGAATGGTTCCAGGGCGTGAAGGTCGTCGTGAAGATGCCCAAGGACGCCGTGGAGGAGCGTTTCGACCTCGACGGCGAGGCCGACGGCAGCGCCCACCTGTTCGCGGGCAACGTGTTCGAAGGCGTGCGGGGCGGCGGCTTCCTCTACACGAACAAGGAGAGCCTCTCGATCGGAACCGTGTTCCACCTCGACTCGATCGCGGCCAACGGAACGCCCCCCCACAAGCTCCTCGATCGCTTGCTCGCTCACCCGCTCCTTCGCAACTGGCTTGGCGCGTACTACGACGAGACCGAGTACAGCGCCAAGCTCATCCCCGACGGCAAGAAGTGCGTGCTCGAACGGCCGTGGAAGGACAATCTCCTCGTCGCCGGCGACGCGGCGGGCCACATGAAGGCGGCCGGCCCCATCATCAAGGGCATGAACCTTGGGATCACCGCCGGCATCCTCGCCGCGCGCGCCTACCTCGAAGCGCGCAAGACGGGCAACCTGCCGCAGGTGGGCCCGATCTACGAGCGCATGCTCGGGGACAGCATCGTGGGCGAGGAGTTCGCGCCCCCCCGCGGCTTCATGGCGCGCATGGCAAGAAGTCCGACCATGAACGCGCGTTTGGAAGCGTTCCTTCGGAGCGACATGGGGCGGCTCTTCCTGCGAAGCCGCATGGGGCAAAAGCGCCTCACCAAGATGCTCTCGGACTACAACCTTGCAAGCGCGGCGCCGGACACGGAGTTCACCTACGTCACGCTGCCAAGCCTCGTCGCCAAGGAGGCCGGCGAGCCCGTCCGAAGCCACGCGGAGATCCGCCTTCGCACGCTCGACGAGCGCATCGCGGCGCTCGGATACGACACGGACATCGGCACGGCGCACATCGAAGTGCTCGACGACACGCCCGCGGCAAGCGGAAAGACGGTGTTCACCTGTCCCGTCTCCTCGCCCGAGTCCAGCCGGGGGTGCTACCGCCTGGAGAACGCCGTCCTCTCCGACGGGAAGGTCCGGCGGCAGGTCGTCCTCGACGTTCAGCCGTGCATCGAATGCGGCACGTGCGCCGTCGAAGGCGTCGTCCGGTGGGAGCACCCCAACGGCGGGAAGGGCGTCGGGTACCAGTACGGTTGA
- a CDS encoding S8 family serine peptidase, with protein sequence MPRVVAALLVLGILLSPSAAGALWPDGSQTAARPATADAREGANPKPASWPAPARDPDEALRRVGHRLDLDGNGMEDVLDVLVRGAAPGERLAVIALLAPEASESKLAAALARAGADALRVFSIVPAIAMELPVDAVPAVASFPEVAGLYHDARVRALSDATNAALRVQEARAAFPADGRGVGIAILDTGLDASHESLAVLPHGGPKVVGWHDVVGGRPEPYDDDGHGTHVASIAAGVPVGTRYGGVAPGAHLVGVKVLDASGAGTESGVIAGMEWTVANAAALGVRVLSMSLGANANGDGTSPIERAATAAARAGLVTVVSAGNAGPGERTVRIPAAAYDVIAVGAVDNAKNLAPFSSRGTTLDGRIKPEVSAPGVGVVAAAANTGDEYVSLSGTSMAAPHVAGVAALLLERSQGTLAPAAVREILWHTAEDAGEPGPDAAFGAGVVDALEAARASEPRERFLWLSDLKAPSWAAPEQEIEVTLSLSNLGTRDASDAVARLRVGGEEVAASLESISAGATTELRLRFRAPAQTGAKTIVAEIDDAPGDEPAWAKRRTATLRVVVAEGVVKNGGFETGDLWGWSIARGGFGNWYAQDGTRSPRSDLGLAPPPGGDFAATTDQQWRSSNVLYQDVAIPREGSPKLSFLVYYRNRAGEFHAPDTLSEMHFPNQQYRVDLLTPWADPTSVLPVDIVANLFQTKPGDPPRLAPLRICHDLSLWAGHALRLRIAQVNNQGHFHASVDDVRLENHCPPAPPAASPPDLLVSALALDPPNPEQGRRPALVATVENVGLGPAAQTFLSFRIGNERVLVRTPPVEPGRSLAVSASGPALAAGSYVLTATADASADLDESDATNNQRTHAFAVVAAPPPGGCPPPPAEGFVECFDDGSGLPDGWSATGLWHVSSCQTASAPASLAYHRGACPDDYDAGLTQGSARLPPLRVKGAPVVLRFDSRSATECDGECMYDRRQVLASVNGDAFRPVFEENDGPWSLRTVPLDGLAPGDLLRLRFAFDSVDHLLNDHEGWSVDNVQVTHVERAPPSVLPDLVVSEMRIEGLATSPRDRLLRAVVENRGALPSEPSHARLRIEGPHAAEAVAWTPALAPGASATVEAAFRLAPGDHVVQAWADAFDDVDESDEANAAAPTPFQVPAVADLVLASWTAEPSKPRDGDSVDLTLVVRNDGTAAAPPSTLRVDVDDGSAYETPLPRLAPEESATVRVPWTAAAGTRTLTAVVDARDDVDEWSEGNNGGELSVRVLPGRQTLLAWALDHRTIGTAVEARSLELAADHEAVEVALSCPRAASSLALASPDGMHRIVATCALGRSGATALLVPAGTYRLVLTSAGVGDVSVTVTGLPAA encoded by the coding sequence GTGCCAAGAGTGGTCGCCGCGCTGCTTGTCCTAGGCATCCTGCTGTCGCCCTCGGCGGCGGGCGCTCTTTGGCCCGACGGGTCGCAAACGGCGGCCCGGCCTGCGACCGCCGACGCGCGCGAGGGCGCGAATCCCAAGCCCGCTTCCTGGCCGGCGCCCGCCCGCGACCCCGACGAGGCGTTGCGCCGGGTCGGACACCGCTTGGACCTCGACGGCAACGGCATGGAGGACGTGCTCGACGTCCTCGTCCGTGGAGCGGCTCCGGGCGAGCGTCTGGCCGTGATCGCCCTGCTGGCGCCCGAGGCCAGCGAGTCGAAGCTCGCGGCGGCGCTGGCGCGCGCCGGCGCGGACGCTTTGCGGGTCTTTTCCATCGTGCCCGCCATCGCCATGGAGCTCCCCGTTGATGCCGTCCCCGCCGTGGCGTCGTTTCCGGAGGTGGCGGGACTCTATCACGATGCCCGCGTCCGCGCGCTCTCGGACGCGACGAACGCGGCCCTGCGCGTGCAGGAGGCGCGCGCTGCGTTCCCGGCCGACGGGCGGGGCGTGGGCATCGCCATCCTCGACACGGGGCTCGACGCCTCGCACGAGAGCCTCGCCGTGCTTCCGCACGGCGGCCCGAAGGTCGTCGGATGGCACGACGTCGTCGGCGGCCGGCCCGAGCCGTACGACGACGACGGCCACGGCACGCACGTCGCGAGCATCGCCGCGGGCGTCCCCGTCGGCACGCGCTACGGCGGCGTGGCGCCAGGAGCCCACCTCGTCGGCGTCAAGGTCCTCGACGCAAGCGGCGCCGGAACCGAAAGCGGCGTGATCGCCGGCATGGAGTGGACGGTCGCAAACGCCGCCGCCCTTGGCGTGCGCGTCCTGTCCATGAGCCTTGGCGCAAACGCCAACGGCGACGGCACGAGTCCCATCGAACGGGCCGCCACGGCCGCGGCGCGCGCGGGTCTCGTGACGGTCGTCTCGGCCGGCAACGCGGGGCCGGGCGAGCGGACCGTGCGAATCCCCGCGGCCGCCTACGACGTGATCGCGGTGGGCGCGGTGGACAACGCCAAGAACCTCGCGCCCTTCTCGAGCCGCGGCACCACGCTCGACGGCCGGATCAAGCCGGAGGTGAGCGCACCGGGCGTTGGCGTCGTAGCGGCCGCGGCCAACACGGGCGACGAGTACGTATCCCTGAGCGGGACCAGCATGGCGGCGCCCCACGTGGCCGGCGTGGCCGCGCTCCTGCTCGAGCGTTCGCAAGGAACCCTCGCTCCGGCGGCCGTGCGCGAGATTCTCTGGCACACGGCGGAGGACGCGGGCGAACCCGGCCCCGACGCGGCCTTTGGGGCCGGCGTCGTGGACGCGCTCGAAGCCGCCCGCGCCTCGGAGCCTCGCGAGCGCTTCCTGTGGCTTTCCGACCTCAAGGCGCCAAGCTGGGCGGCTCCGGAGCAGGAGATCGAGGTCACGCTTTCGCTTTCCAACCTTGGAACGCGGGATGCCTCCGACGCCGTGGCGCGGCTTCGCGTGGGTGGCGAAGAGGTGGCCGCGTCGCTCGAATCGATTTCCGCCGGCGCGACGACCGAGCTCCGCCTTCGCTTCCGGGCGCCGGCCCAAACGGGCGCGAAGACGATCGTCGCGGAGATCGACGATGCGCCCGGCGACGAGCCCGCCTGGGCCAAACGCCGGACCGCGACGCTACGCGTCGTGGTCGCCGAAGGGGTCGTGAAGAACGGCGGCTTCGAGACCGGCGACCTTTGGGGATGGTCGATCGCCCGCGGCGGATTTGGCAATTGGTACGCCCAGGATGGGACGCGGTCGCCCCGGAGCGACCTCGGCCTTGCCCCTCCACCCGGGGGCGACTTCGCGGCGACGACCGACCAGCAGTGGCGCTCGTCGAACGTGCTCTACCAAGACGTCGCGATCCCGCGCGAGGGCTCGCCCAAGCTCTCGTTCCTCGTGTACTACCGAAACCGCGCCGGGGAATTCCACGCGCCCGACACGCTCTCGGAGATGCATTTCCCCAATCAGCAGTACCGCGTGGACCTTCTGACGCCCTGGGCGGATCCGACCTCGGTCCTGCCCGTCGACATCGTGGCCAACCTGTTCCAGACAAAGCCCGGCGATCCGCCCCGACTTGCCCCCCTCCGCATCTGCCACGATCTCTCGCTTTGGGCCGGGCATGCGCTTCGCCTGCGCATTGCGCAGGTGAACAACCAGGGGCATTTCCACGCGTCCGTCGACGACGTCCGGCTGGAGAACCATTGCCCACCCGCTCCTCCGGCGGCGTCCCCGCCCGACCTTCTCGTCTCGGCCCTTGCCCTCGACCCGCCGAATCCCGAACAAGGCCGCCGCCCCGCCCTCGTCGCCACGGTGGAAAACGTGGGCCTTGGCCCCGCCGCCCAGACGTTCCTGTCGTTTCGGATCGGAAACGAGCGCGTTCTCGTGAGGACGCCGCCGGTGGAACCCGGCCGGTCCCTCGCCGTCTCCGCTTCGGGACCCGCGCTTGCCGCCGGCAGCTACGTCCTCACGGCCACGGCCGACGCGTCGGCGGATCTTGACGAGAGCGACGCGACGAACAACCAACGAACGCACGCCTTTGCCGTCGTGGCGGCCCCGCCGCCGGGGGGTTGCCCTCCCCCGCCGGCCGAGGGCTTCGTCGAGTGCTTCGACGACGGCTCCGGCCTTCCCGACGGCTGGTCGGCGACGGGTCTTTGGCACGTGTCCTCGTGCCAGACCGCAAGCGCCCCCGCGAGCCTCGCCTACCACCGCGGGGCGTGCCCGGACGACTACGACGCGGGGCTCACGCAAGGCTCCGCTCGCCTCCCCCCCCTTCGCGTGAAGGGCGCGCCCGTCGTGCTGCGGTTCGACAGCCGCTCCGCCACCGAATGCGACGGCGAGTGCATGTACGACCGCCGTCAGGTGCTGGCAAGCGTGAACGGCGACGCGTTCCGGCCGGTCTTCGAGGAGAACGACGGCCCGTGGAGCCTGCGAACCGTCCCGCTCGACGGGCTCGCGCCGGGGGACCTCCTGCGGCTACGCTTTGCATTCGATTCCGTCGACCACCTCCTCAACGACCACGAGGGCTGGTCGGTGGACAACGTTCAGGTCACGCACGTCGAGCGAGCGCCGCCGTCGGTGCTCCCCGACCTTGTCGTGTCCGAGATGCGCATCGAAGGCCTTGCAACCTCCCCGCGCGACCGCCTCCTGCGCGCCGTCGTGGAGAACCGCGGCGCCCTTCCGTCGGAGCCAAGCCACGCGCGCCTTCGGATCGAGGGCCCGCACGCGGCCGAGGCGGTCGCTTGGACGCCCGCGCTTGCGCCGGGAGCCTCGGCAACCGTCGAGGCGGCCTTCCGCCTTGCGCCCGGCGACCACGTCGTGCAAGCCTGGGCCGACGCCTTCGACGACGTGGACGAATCGGACGAGGCCAACGCGGCCGCCCCGACGCCCTTCCAAGTGCCCGCCGTCGCAGACCTCGTGCTCGCCTCCTGGACGGCCGAGCCTTCGAAGCCGCGTGACGGCGACAGCGTCGATTTGACCTTGGTCGTCCGGAACGATGGCACGGCGGCGGCGCCGCCCTCGACGCTGCGCGTCGATGTCGACGACGGCAGCGCGTACGAGACTCCTCTCCCCCGCCTTGCGCCCGAGGAAAGCGCCACCGTCCGGGTCCCGTGGACCGCGGCCGCCGGAACGCGAACCCTTACCGCGGTCGTGGACGCGCGTGACGACGTCGACGAGTGGAGCGAGGGCAACAACGGGGGCGAGCTTTCCGTGCGCGTGCTGCCGGGCCGGCAGACGCTCCTTGCGTGGGCTCTCGACCATCGCACGATCGGGACCGCGGTCGAGGCTCGGTCGCTCGAACTTGCCGCCGACCACGAGGCCGTCGAGGTCGCGTTGTCGTGTCCGCGCGCAGCGTCCTCGCTGGCGCTTGCAAGCCCGGACGGCATGCACCGGATCGTGGCCACCTGCGCGCTGGGCCGGTCCGGCGCAACGGCTTTGCTCGTGCCCGCCGGCACGTATCGCCTCGTGCTCACGTCCGCGGGGGTGGGCGACGTCTCCGTGACCGTCACGGGATTGCCGGCGGCCTGA